One Telluria mixta DNA window includes the following coding sequences:
- a CDS encoding class I SAM-dependent methyltransferase: protein MSLPLPSSDALAASQALQRMIAAEIADQGGAIPFARFMELALYAPNLGYYSGGAAKLGRDGDFTTSPEISPLFGATLARAAAAIMAQSAPNIIEFGAGTGKLAYDVLTTLGELGVRVDSYTIIELSGELRARQQEVLKDFPQVRWTHDFPVAFRGVVLANEVLDAMPVELVVRDAGRWLRQMVTVEDGRFAFTPAEPDAALVDQIARQIPDADTLQDGYLTEVHPVACGFMRSLAQMFEKGKGAAILIDYGFPAHEYYFDERTSGTLMCHYRHHAHPDPFYLPGLQDITAHVDFTAMALAAHGAGLDVLGYMSQAAFLLAAGIGELLLKTDPEDALRYLPQSKAVQKLVSPAEMGELFKVLIVGSGVALEPAIERADRSHKL from the coding sequence ATGTCCTTACCTCTTCCCTCCAGCGACGCACTGGCCGCGTCCCAAGCCCTGCAGCGCATGATCGCTGCCGAGATCGCCGACCAGGGCGGCGCCATCCCGTTTGCGCGTTTCATGGAACTGGCGCTGTACGCGCCGAATCTCGGCTATTACAGCGGCGGTGCGGCGAAGCTGGGCCGCGATGGCGATTTCACCACGTCGCCCGAGATCAGTCCGCTGTTCGGCGCCACGCTGGCGCGCGCGGCCGCCGCTATTATGGCCCAAAGTGCCCCTAACATTATCGAATTCGGCGCCGGCACGGGCAAACTCGCGTACGACGTCCTGACGACGCTGGGCGAACTGGGTGTGCGCGTCGACAGTTATACGATCATCGAACTGTCGGGCGAATTGCGCGCCCGCCAGCAGGAAGTGCTGAAGGATTTCCCGCAGGTGCGCTGGACGCACGATTTCCCCGTGGCGTTCCGCGGCGTCGTGCTCGCCAACGAAGTGCTGGATGCGATGCCGGTCGAGCTCGTCGTGCGCGACGCCGGCCGCTGGCTGCGCCAGATGGTGACGGTGGAAGACGGCCGCTTCGCCTTCACCCCCGCAGAACCCGACGCGGCGCTGGTGGACCAGATCGCCCGCCAGATTCCCGACGCCGACACCCTGCAGGACGGCTATCTGACCGAAGTGCACCCGGTTGCCTGCGGTTTCATGCGCTCGCTGGCGCAGATGTTCGAGAAGGGAAAGGGCGCCGCGATCCTGATCGACTATGGTTTCCCGGCCCACGAATATTATTTCGACGAGCGCACGAGCGGCACGCTGATGTGTCATTACCGCCACCATGCGCACCCCGATCCGTTTTATCTGCCAGGCCTGCAGGACATCACGGCGCACGTCGATTTCACGGCGATGGCGCTGGCGGCCCATGGCGCGGGACTGGACGTGCTCGGCTATATGAGCCAGGCGGCATTCCTGCTGGCGGCCGGGATCGGCGAGCTGCTGCTGAAGACGGATCCGGAGGACGCGCTGCGCTACCTGCCGCAGTCGAAGGCCGTGCAAAAACTCGTGTCGCCGGCCGAAATGGGGGAATTGTTCAAGGTGCTCATCGTCGGCAGCGGCGTCGCGCTTGAACCGGCCATCGAGCGCGCCGATCGAAGCCACAAGTTGTGA
- a CDS encoding SDR family oxidoreductase gives MTQTFSTPDSIGTPVDRPHAGRARVALVTGAGRRIGRAIALGMAEAGWDVAVHYRQSASDADEVVAAIRALGRRAVALHADLAIDAAVRALPRQAVHLLGALDCIVNNASLFEYDKPDDFSPALLATHMQCNVAAPLLLAQELHALVPDGGQAVVINLLDQKLYNLNPDFLSYTLSKAALQTATTMLAQALAPKLRVVGVAPGITLVSGDQSADGFERAHQVTPLGRSSTPQDIVDAVCYAAHAKALTGTTLLVDGGQHLMPLARDVMFLTK, from the coding sequence ATGACACAGACATTTTCGACTCCTGATTCAATTGGCACACCCGTAGACCGCCCGCATGCGGGACGCGCGCGCGTGGCCCTCGTCACCGGCGCAGGCCGGCGCATCGGCCGCGCCATCGCGCTTGGCATGGCCGAGGCCGGCTGGGACGTCGCCGTGCACTACCGCCAGTCCGCGTCGGATGCCGACGAGGTCGTCGCGGCCATCCGCGCCCTGGGCCGGCGCGCCGTCGCGCTACATGCCGATCTCGCCATTGATGCCGCCGTGCGTGCCCTGCCCCGCCAGGCCGTGCACCTGCTGGGTGCGCTGGATTGCATCGTCAACAACGCGTCGTTGTTCGAATACGACAAGCCGGACGATTTTTCTCCGGCACTGCTGGCCACGCACATGCAGTGCAACGTGGCCGCCCCGCTGCTGCTCGCGCAAGAATTGCACGCGCTGGTGCCGGACGGCGGCCAGGCCGTCGTGATCAACTTGCTCGACCAGAAACTGTACAATCTCAACCCAGATTTTTTGTCGTATACGTTGTCGAAAGCAGCATTGCAGACGGCTACCACGATGCTGGCCCAGGCGCTGGCACCGAAGCTGCGCGTCGTCGGCGTCGCGCCCGGTATCACGCTCGTCTCGGGCGACCAGAGTGCGGACGGCTTCGAGCGCGCGCACCAGGTCACGCCGCTGGGACGCTCGTCCACGCCGCAGGACATCGTCGACGCCGTGTGCTACGCGGCCCATGCGAAGGCGC